In Aphelocoma coerulescens isolate FSJ_1873_10779 chromosome 23, UR_Acoe_1.0, whole genome shotgun sequence, a genomic segment contains:
- the DLGAP3 gene encoding disks large-associated protein 3 has translation MMKGYHGERSQTQPSSGHRCRCIPEDCEHPADYIPHGPEGRPPYLLSPSEPCSLEHPYCPAQSPGTASECPGGPLSEPPSASASSTFPRMHHAQQPYDSCDECMATAHPASKINRLPPTLLDQFEKQLPLHHDGFHTLQYPRAGGAEPRSESPSRIRHLVHSVQKLFAKSHSLEAPAKRDYNGAKMDGRGDGYHHHHHHHHHHHHQSRHGKRSKSKDRKVDSRHRSKMLGWWSSDDNLDSDSSYMVSGRHAADQGTQYCVDAPESAFRDLTLKSLKGGGEGKCLACAGMSMSLDGQTLKRSAWHTMTVSQAREAYPSAGGTEKTLMLQEAKAKDRAYQYLQVPQDEWSGYPAGKDGEIPCRRMRSGSYIKAMGDEDSADSDISSKVLPRAATRRDSYRRSSSADQARTKFASRHYSDSYICNCPSCCTPPRMLPRGQSYGRSFTTGQINDELNHQFEAVCESVFGEVESQAVEALDLPGCFRMRSHSYLRAIQAGCSQDDDCLSLFSMSAPPGPPITSSILKPSTSFSYRKAPPPIPPGTKAKPLISVTAQSSTESTHESYLPSEVARSPAWSKDATARCNSAESLESSKVTAVALDLPPVQPRAAPKPSTLIIKAIPGREELRSLARQRKWRPSIGVQVEAVSDSDTESRSQREFHSIGVQVEEDKRRARFKRSNSVTAGVQADLELEGFTGLAVATEDKALQFGRPFQRHSSEPESGRQYAVYKTVHTQGQWAYREDYQLQYDTVEVPRRDAWIERGSRSLPDSGRASPCHRDGEWFIKLLQAEVEKMEGWCQQMEREAEDYDLPEEILEKIRSAVGSAQLLMSQKVQQFYRLCQQNMDPNAFPVPTFQDLAGFWDLLQLSIEDVSMKFGELQQLKANGWKIMEPKEEKKVPPPIPKKPPRSKVHPVKERSLDSVDRQRQEARKRLLAAKRAASFRQSSATESADSIEIYIPEAQTRL, from the exons ATGATGAAGGGCTACCATGGGGAGCGTAGCCAGACACAGCCCTCCTCCGGCCACCGCTGCCGCTGCATCCCAGAGGACTGCGAGCATCCCGCCGACTACATCCCGCACGGCCCCGAGGGCCGGCCGCCGtacctgctcagccccagcgaGCCGTGTTCCCTGGAGCATCCCTACTGCCCGGCGCAgagccccggcacggccagCGAGTGCCCGGGCGGGCCCCTGAGCGAGCCGCCCTCCGCCAGCGCCAGCAGCACCTTCCCGAGGATGCATCACGCGCAGCAGCCCTACGACTCCTGCGACGAATGCATGGCGACCGCCCACCCTGCCAGCAAGATCAACCGCCTGCCCCCCACGCTGCTGGACCAGTTCGAGAAGCAGCTGCCGCTGCACCACGACGGCTTCCACACGCTGCAGTACCCCCGGGCCGGCGGCGCCGAGCCCCGCAGCGAGAGCCCCAGCCGCATCCGCCACCTCGTCCACTCCGTCCAGAAGCTCTTCGCCAAGTCCCACTCCCTGGAGGCGCCGGCCAAGCGGGACTACAACGGCGCCAAGATGGACGGCCGCGGGGACGgctaccaccaccaccaccaccaccatcaccaccaccaccaccagtcCCGCCACGGCAAGCGCAGCAAGAGCAAGGACCGTAAGGTGGACTCCCGGCACCGGTCCAAGATGTTGGGCTGGTGGAGCTCCGACGACAACCTGGACAGCGACAGCAGTTACATGGTGTCCGGCCGGCACGCCGCCGACCAGGGCACCCAGTACTGCGTGGACGCTCCCGAAAGTGCCTTCAGAGACTTGACCTTGAAGAGTCTAAAGGGCGGCGGGGAAGGAAAATGCCTGGCCTGTGCCGGCATGTCCATGTCTCTGGATGGTCAGACGCTCAAGAGGAGTGCCTGGCACACCATGACCGTCAGCCAGGCCCGTGAAGCCTACCCCAGCGCCGGCGGCACCGAGAAGACCTTGATGCTTCAGGAAGCAAAGGCCAAAGACCGAGCGTACCAGTACCTGCag GTGCCGCAGGACGAGTGGAGCGGGTACCCGGCGGGCAAGGACGGGGAGATCCCGTGCCGACGGATGCGCAGCGGCAGCTACATCAAGGCCATGGGCGACGAGGACAGCGCCGACTCGGACATCAGCTCCAAAGTGTTGCCCAGGGCGGCCACGCGGCGAGACAGCTACCGCCGCTCCTCCAGCGCCGACCAGGCCAGGACCAA GTTTGCAAGTAGGCACTATTCTGATTCATATATCTGTAactgtcccagctgctgcacGCCACCGCGAATGCTCCCGCGGGGACAGAGCTACGGGCGTTCCTTCACCACCGGCCAG ATCAACGACGAGCTCAACCACCAGTTTGAGGCTGTCTGCGAGTCGGTTTTCGGCGAGGTGGAGTCGCAGGCCGTGGAGGCGCTGGACCTGCCCGGCTGCTTCCGCATGCGGAGCCACAGCTACCTGCGGGCCATCCAGGCGGGCTGCTCCCAGGACGACGACTGCCTCTCGCTCTTCTCCATGTCGGCCCCTCCTGGGCCGCCCATCACCAGCAGCATCCTGAAGCCCAGCACTT CCTTCAGTTACAGAAAAGCTCCACCTCCCATCCCTCCAGGAACCAAAGCCAAACCTCTCATCTCCGTCAcggcgcagagcagcaccgaaTCCACCCACGAGAGTTACCTGCCCAGCGAGGTCGCCCGCAGCCCCGCCTGGTCCAAAGATGCCACGGCCCGCTGCAACTCGGCCGAGAGCCTGGAGAGCTCCAAGGTGACGGCCGTGGCTCTCGACCTGCCCCCGGTCCAGCCCCGCGCCGCTCCCAAGCCCTCCACGCTCATCATCAAGGCCATCCCCGGCCGGGAGGAGCTGCGGAGCTTGGCTCGGCAGCGGAAGTGGCGTCCGTCCATCGGCGTCCAG GTTGAGGCCGTCTCTGACTCGGATACGGAGAGCCGGAGCCAGAGGGAGTTCCACTCCATTGGGGTGCAGGTGGAGGAGGACAAAAG GCGAGCGCGCTTCAAGCGCTCCAACAGCGTGACAGCGGGCGTGCAGGCGGACCTGGAGCTCGAGGGCTTCACCGGCCTGGCCGTGGCCACCGAGGACAAAGCCCTGCAGTTTGGGCGGCCCTTCCAGCGGCACTCCTCGGAGCCCGAGTCGGGCCGGCAGTACGCCGTGTACAAGACGGTGCACACGCAGGGGCAGTGGGCGTACCGCGAGGATTACCAGCTGCAGTACGACACGGTGGAGGTGCCCCGGCGGGACGCCTGGATAGAGAGGGGCTCCCGCAGCCTCCCCGACTCCGGCCGCGCCTCCCCGTGCCACCGCGATGGGGAGTGGTTCATCAaactgctgcaggcagaggtgGAGAAGATGGAGGGCTGGTGCCAGcagatggagagggaggcagagGACTATGACCTGCCCGAGGAGA TCCTGGAGAAGATCCGGAGCGCggtgggcagtgcccagctcctCATGTCCCAGAAGGTGCAGCAGTTCTACCGCCTCTGCCAGCAGAACATG gaTCCCAACGCATTCCCTGTGCCCACCTTCCAAGACCTGGCTGGCTTCTGGgacctcctgcagctctccatTGAGGATGTCAGCATGAAGTTCggggagctccagcagctcaagGCCAATGGGTGGAAGATCATGGAGCCCAAG gaggagaagaaggtgCCTCCCCCGATACCAAAGAAGCCGCCGCGCTCCAAGGTGCACCCGGTGAAGGAGCGCTCCCTGGACTCGGTGGACCGGCAGCGGCAGGAGGCCCGCAAGCGGCTCCTGGCAGCCAAGCGAGCGGCCTCCTTCCGCCAGAGCTCGGCCACCGAGAGCGCGGACAGCATCGAGATCTACATCCCCGAGGCGCAGACCCGGCTGTGA
- the SMIM12 gene encoding small integral membrane protein 12, with protein MWSVLWAAVRSKAPYVTFPVAFVVGLVGSQLEWFLRGDPPPTAQEEKSISEQREDRKLQEIAGEDLTKVVSLKDKLEFAPRAVLNRNRPEKS; from the coding sequence ATGTGGTCCGTGCTGTGGGCGGCCGTGCGCTCCAAGGCCCCGTACGTCACCTTCCCGGTGGCCTTCGTGGTGGGGCTGGTGGGCTCCCAGCTGGAGTGGTTCCTGCGCGGAGACCCCCCGCCCACGGCCCAGGAGGAGAAGAGCATCTCGGAGCAGCGGGAGGACCGCAAGCTGCAGGAGATCGCGGGCGAGGACCTGACCAAGGTGGTGAGCCTGAAGGACAAGTTGGAGTTCGCCCCTCGGGCCGTGCTCAACAGGAACCGCCCCGAAAAGAGTTAA
- the GJA4 gene encoding gap junction alpha-4 protein translates to MSDWDFLQKLLDQVQEHSTVIGKIWLTVLFIFRILILGLAGESVWGDEQSDFVCNTKQPGCTNVCYDKAFPISHIRYWVLQFLFVSTPTLIYLGHVVYLSRKEEKLKKQESELRANHSKDPKIEQALADVEKKISKIYMTESGRLKIRGALMWTYIISVICKSIFEAGFLVGQWYLYGFSMVPRYVCKRDPCPHQVDCFISRPTEKSIFIIFMLVMGLISLTLNLLELFHLCCKNLLSNIKKASGPAGPSQDTFVDDMVSSPYAPKHYPFLPMAESHAPSYLTYNKLSSEQNWANYRNEENLALASGRPLSDPHAPQPAEASAPEEKPGSRPGSSASKKQYV, encoded by the coding sequence ATGAGTGACTGGGATTTCCTGCAGAAACTGTTGGACCAAGTCCAGGAGCACTCGACCGTGATCGGGAAGATCTGGCTCACTGTGCTCTTCATCTTCCGCATCCTCATCCTGGGCTTGGCCGGGGAGTCTGTGTGGGGGGACGAGCAGTCGGATTTCGTGTGTAACACCAAGCAGCCGGGCTGCACCAACGTCTGCTATGACAAAGCCTTCCCCATCTCCCACATCCGCTACTGGGTGCTCCAGTTCCTCTTTGTCAGCACTCCGACCCTGATTTACCTGGGCCACGTTGTCTATCTCTCCCGGAAGGAGGAGAAGCTGAAGAAGCAGGAGAGTGAGCTTCGGGCTAACCACAGCAAAGACCCAAAGATCGAGCAGGCCCTGGCAGATGTGGAGAAGAAGATATCCAAGATCTACATGACAGAGAGTGGGCGGCTCAAGATCCGAGGGGCGCTGATGTGGACGTACATCATCAGTGTGATCTGCAAGAGCATCTTTGAGGCCGGTTTCCTCGTGGGCCAGTGGTACCTGTATGGCTTCTCCATGGTGCCCCGCTATGTGTGCAAGAGGGACCCCTGCCCCCACCAGGTGGACTGCTTCATCTCCCGCCCCACTGAGAAGAGcatcttcatcatcttcatgcTGGTGATGGGCCTGATCTCCTTAACCCTGAACCTCCTGGAGCTCTTCCACCTCTGCTGCAAGAACCTGCTTAGCAACATCAAGAAGGCGTCGGGGCCAGCTGGACCGAGCCAGGACACCTTTGTGGATGACATGGTCTCGAGTCCCTACGCACCCAAGCACTACCCCTTCCTGCCCATGGCCGAGAGCCACGCACCCTCCTACCTGACCTACAACAAGCTCTCCAGCGAGCAGAACTGGGCCAACTACCGCAACGAGGAGAACCTGGCCCTGGCCAGCGGCAGGCCCCTGTCAGACCCCCACGCCCCCCAGCCTGCTGAAGCCTCTGCCCCGGAGGAGAAGCCAGGCAGCCGGCCCGGGAGCTCAGCCTCCAAAAAGCAATACGTGTAG
- the GJB3 gene encoding gap junction beta-3 protein isoform X2 — MDWKTLQGLLSGVNKYSTAFSRIWLSVVFVFRVLVYVVAAERVWGDEQKDFDCNTRQPGCTNVCYDHFFPISHIRLWALQLIFVTCPSLLVIMHVAYREDREKKNREKNGENCPKLYSNTGKKHGGLWWTYLLSLFFKLIIEILFLYLLHKMWDSFDLPRLVKCTNVDPCPNTVDCYIARPTEKRVFTYFMVGASSICIILTVCEIFYLIFKRVVQRARKWKKSTKRSVSYSKASTCHCHVKSEEKDNKSQPREEL, encoded by the exons ATGGATTGGAAAACgctgcaggggctgctcagCGGGGTCAACAAGTACTCCACAGCCTTCAGCCGCATCTGGCTCTCCGTGGTCTTTGTCTTCCGTGTGCTGGTCTACGTGGTGGCGGCTGAGCGTGTGTGGGGCGACGAGCAGAAGGACTTTGACTGCAACACGCGGCAGCCGGGCTGCACCAACGTGTGCTATGACCACTTCTTTCCCATCTCCCACATCCGCCTCTGGGCCCTGCAGCTCATCTTTGTCACTTGTCCTTCCCTCCTGGTCATCATGCACGTGGCCTACCGGGAGGACCGCGAGAAGAAGAACAGGGAGAAGAATGGGGAGAATTGCCCCAAGCTCTACAGCAACACGGGCAAGAAGCACGGCGGGCTGTGGTGGACCTACCTGCTCAGCCTCTTCTTCAAGCTTATCATAGAGATCCTGTTCCTCTACCTCCTCCACAAGATGTGGGACAGCTTTGATTTGCCACGGCTGGTCAAGTGCACCAACGTGGATCCCTGTCCCAACACCGTGGACTGCTACATCGCTCGGCCAACTGAGAAAAGGGTCTTCACATATTTCATGGTCGGAGCCTCCTCCATCTGCATCATCCTCACCGTCTGTGAGATCTTCTACCTCATCTTCAAGCGAGTTGTCCAGAGGGCAAGGAAGTGGAAGAAGTCCACCAAGCGCTCTGTCAGCTACAGCAAGGCCTCCACCTGCCACTGCCACGTCAAGTCGGAGGAGAAGGACAACAAGTCCCAGCCTAG AGAAGAGCTGTGA
- the GJB3 gene encoding gap junction beta-3 protein isoform X1 has product MDWKTLQGLLSGVNKYSTAFSRIWLSVVFVFRVLVYVVAAERVWGDEQKDFDCNTRQPGCTNVCYDHFFPISHIRLWALQLIFVTCPSLLVIMHVAYREDREKKNREKNGENCPKLYSNTGKKHGGLWWTYLLSLFFKLIIEILFLYLLHKMWDSFDLPRLVKCTNVDPCPNTVDCYIARPTEKRVFTYFMVGASSICIILTVCEIFYLIFKRVVQRARKWKKSTKRSVSYSKASTCHCHVKSEEKDNKSQPRCVTALTAV; this is encoded by the coding sequence ATGGATTGGAAAACgctgcaggggctgctcagCGGGGTCAACAAGTACTCCACAGCCTTCAGCCGCATCTGGCTCTCCGTGGTCTTTGTCTTCCGTGTGCTGGTCTACGTGGTGGCGGCTGAGCGTGTGTGGGGCGACGAGCAGAAGGACTTTGACTGCAACACGCGGCAGCCGGGCTGCACCAACGTGTGCTATGACCACTTCTTTCCCATCTCCCACATCCGCCTCTGGGCCCTGCAGCTCATCTTTGTCACTTGTCCTTCCCTCCTGGTCATCATGCACGTGGCCTACCGGGAGGACCGCGAGAAGAAGAACAGGGAGAAGAATGGGGAGAATTGCCCCAAGCTCTACAGCAACACGGGCAAGAAGCACGGCGGGCTGTGGTGGACCTACCTGCTCAGCCTCTTCTTCAAGCTTATCATAGAGATCCTGTTCCTCTACCTCCTCCACAAGATGTGGGACAGCTTTGATTTGCCACGGCTGGTCAAGTGCACCAACGTGGATCCCTGTCCCAACACCGTGGACTGCTACATCGCTCGGCCAACTGAGAAAAGGGTCTTCACATATTTCATGGTCGGAGCCTCCTCCATCTGCATCATCCTCACCGTCTGTGAGATCTTCTACCTCATCTTCAAGCGAGTTGTCCAGAGGGCAAGGAAGTGGAAGAAGTCCACCAAGCGCTCTGTCAGCTACAGCAAGGCCTCCACCTGCCACTGCCACGTCAAGTCGGAGGAGAAGGACAACAAGTCCCAGCCTAGGTGTGTGACAGCCCTGACTGCTGTCTGA
- the LOC138121983 gene encoding gap junction beta-5 protein-like has product MNWGGFEKLLKGINQYSTAFGRIWLSLVFIFRLLVYLVAAERVWSDDHKDFDCNTRQPGCTNVCFDHFFPISHIRLWALQLILVTCPSFLVLMHVAYREAKEQRLREATGDNYRRIYPNPGKKRGGLWWTYLFSLIFKAGVDMVFLYVFYRFYKNYTLPRVVKCELPPCPNVVDCFISRPTEKNIFTLFMVVTACICIVLSLIEVAYLIGKRCREHLEAGGGDSRRHSHDCPVSCADPVGTGGQVFHGVDYKPPTATIPLTASCPSTLSKDEARS; this is encoded by the coding sequence ATGAACTGGGGGGGGTTCGAGAAGCTCCTCAAAGGCATCAACCAGTACTCCACAGCCTTTGGCCGCATCTGGCTCTCCCTCGTCTTCATCTTCCGCCTGCTGGTCTACCTGGTGGCGGCCGAGCGGGTGTGGAGCGATGACCACAAGGACTTTGATTGCAACACGCGGCAGCCGGGCTGCACCAACGTCTGCTTCGACCACTTCTTCCCCATCTCCCACATCCGCCTCTGGGCCCTGCAGCTCATCCTGGTGACGTGTCCGTCCTTCCTGGTCCTCATGCATGTGGCCTACCGGGAGGCCAAGGAGCAGAGGCTCCGTGAGGCCACCGGGGACAACTATCGCCGCATCTACCCCAACCCCGGCAAGAAGCGGGGCGGGCTCTGGTGGACGTACCTGTTCAGCCTCATCTTCAAGGCTGGCGTGGACATGGTCTTCCTCTACGTCTTCTACCGCTTCTACAAGAACTACACCCTGCCCCGGGTGGTGAAGTGCGAGCTGCCGCCCTGCCCCAACGTGGTGGACTGCTTCATCTCCCGGCCCACCGAGAAGAACATCTTCACCCTCTTCATGGTGGTCACCGCCTGCATCTGCATTGTGCTGAGCCTCATCGAGGTCGCCTACCTGATCGGGAAGCGGTGCCGCGAGCACCTGGAGGCCGGCGGGGGGGACAGCCGGCGGCACAGCCACGACTGCCCCGTCTCCTGCGCTGACCCCGTGGGCACGGGCGGGCAGGTGTTCCATGGGGTGGACTACAAACCCCCCACGGCCACCATCCCACTcacggcctcctgccccagcacgCTGTCCAAGGATGAGGCTCGTTCCTAG